In one Candidatus Hydrogenedentota bacterium genomic region, the following are encoded:
- a CDS encoding CinA family protein, with the protein MINTRIKSMSGCILGSPSRRGAFSYPFLKGKAPQQHGAVAMNHEAMENTIVARCNENHCSLATAESCTGGLISHRITNVPGASSIFLGGVIAYANEAKSALLGVSQALLAEKGAVSQEVALAMARGAQHRFHSDYAVAVTGIAGPGGGSPEKPVGTVYLAVVSPTSRRVIHRLFVGDRDAIKVQTADEALNLLSELMDCS; encoded by the coding sequence ATGATCAACACGCGGATCAAATCGATGTCGGGGTGTATTTTGGGCAGCCCATCACGCCGCGGAGCATTCTCCTATCCATTTTTAAAGGGGAAAGCGCCACAACAACACGGAGCCGTCGCCATGAACCATGAGGCCATGGAAAATACGATCGTCGCCCGGTGCAACGAGAATCATTGCAGTTTAGCCACAGCGGAATCTTGTACGGGCGGATTGATTAGTCACCGCATCACCAATGTGCCGGGTGCCTCTTCAATCTTTCTCGGCGGTGTTATTGCCTATGCCAATGAAGCCAAATCCGCCTTGCTGGGTGTTTCCCAAGCCCTTCTCGCAGAAAAGGGCGCTGTTTCCCAGGAGGTTGCGCTAGCCATGGCACGGGGCGCGCAACATCGGTTTCACAGTGATTATGCAGTCGCCGTCACAGGCATTGCAGGCCCCGGCGGCGGCAGTCCCGAAAAACCGGTGGGAACGGTCTATCTTGCCGTTGTAAGCCCCACATCCCGGCGTGTAATTCATCGTTTATTTGTCGGCGATCGCGATGCGATCAAAGTCCAAACAGCCGACGAGGCGCTTAACCTACTATCGGAATTAATGGATTGCTCATGA